A genomic window from Vitis riparia cultivar Riparia Gloire de Montpellier isolate 1030 chromosome 18, EGFV_Vit.rip_1.0, whole genome shotgun sequence includes:
- the LOC117907391 gene encoding secreted RxLR effector protein 161-like: MHKIPYASAVGSLMYAQVCTRPDIAYIVGMLGRYLSNPGMDHWRAAKRVMRYLQRTKEYMLTYRRLDQLEFIGYSDSDFAGCQDSRRSTSGYIYLLAGGAISWRSAKQTLITSSTMEAEFVACYEASNQGIWLRNFVTGLRVLDEWTDIHRAYWNKLHDSGSAYKGITTQGLS, from the exons ATGCATAAGATTCCTTACGCTTCGGCTGTGGGGAGTCTAATGTATGCTCAGGTATGTACAcgtccggatattgcgtacattgttggcaTGTTAGGCAGATATCTAAGTAACCCTGGAATGGATCATTGGAGAGCAGCCAAGAGGGTTATGAGATATTTACAGAGAACAAAAGAGTACATGCTTACATATAGGAGATTGGATCAGTTGGAGTTCATTGGGTATTCCGACTCCGACTTTGCTGGATGCCAAGACAGCAGAAGATCCACATCAGGCTATATTTATCTGTTGGCTGGTGGAGCAATTTCATGGAGGTCTGCCAAACAGACACTCATAACATCATCCACCATGGAAGCAGAGTTTGTAGCATGTTATGAGGCATCCAATCAAGGAATATGGCTACGAAATTTTGTCACTGGGCTGCGTGTTCTGGATG agTGGACAGATATCCATAGAGCATATTGGAATAAACTCCATGATAGCGGATCCGCTTACAAAGGGATTACCACCCAAGGTCTTTCATGA
- the LOC117907400 gene encoding lycopene epsilon cyclase, chloroplastic-like, whose amino-acid sequence MFYSLLEVSFISQHAAYFVADPDYFVFHYPYNKYLKQLPQISIEDGTLDLVVIGCGPAGLALAAELAKLGLSVGLIGPDLPFTNHYGVWEDEFKDLGLGRCIERVWQDTIVYLDDGDQILIGRAYGRVNRHLLHEELLKRCLESGVSYLSSKVERITEASNGHSLVVCERDIVIPCRLATVASGAASGKLLQYEVGGPRVSVQTAYGVEVEVENNPYDPSLMVFMDYRDHIKQKVQCLEVQYPTFLYVMPMSPTRVFFEETCLASKDAMPFDLLKKKLMSRLETMGIRIIRTYEEEWSYIPVGGSLPNTEQKNLAFGAAASMVHPEKQRRNRGETGLVP is encoded by the exons ATGTTCTATTCCTTACTGGAGGTTTCCTTTATCAG TCAACATGCTGCCTACTTCGTTGCTGATCCTGACTACTTCGTATTTCACTATCCATATAATAAG TACTTGAAGCAGTTACCGCAGATATCAATTGAAGATGGTACATTGGATTTAGTGGTGATTGGTTGTGGCCCAGCTGGTCTCGCTTTGGCTGCGGAATTAGCAAAGTTAGGATTGAGTGTTGGGCTTATTGGTCCAGATCTTCCTTTCACAAATCATTATGGCGTATGGGAGGATGAATTTAAAG ATCTTGGCCTTGGGAGGTGCATTGAGCGTGTTTGGCAGGATACCATTGTATATCTTGATGATGGTGATCAAATTTTGATTGGTCGTGCTTATGGACGAGTCAATCGACATTTGCTCCATGAGGAACTGTTGAAAAG GTGTCTCGAGTCAGGTGTTTCATATCTTAGCTCAAAAGTAGAAAGGATTACAGAAGCTTCCAATGGTCATAGTCTTGTAGTTTGTGAACGTGATATTGTTATCCCCTGCAG GCTTGCTACTGTTGCATCTGGGGCTGCTTCAGGGAAACTCTTACAGTATGAGGTGGGTGGTCCCAGGGTTTCTGTCCAAACAGCTTATGGGGTGGAGGTTGAG GTGGAAAACAATCCATATGATCCAAGTCTGATGGTTTTCATGGACTACAGAGACCACATTAAACAAAAAGTTCAATGTTTAGAAGTGCAATATCCAACATTTCTCTATGTCATGCCCATGTCACCAACAAGAGTCTTCTTTGAG GAAACTTGTTTGGCTTCAAAAGATGCTATGCCTTTTGATCTACTAAAGAAAAAGCTCATGTCAAGGCTAGAGACAATGGGAATACGAATTATAAGAACTTATGAAGAG GAATGGTCTTATATCCCTGTTGGTGGATCCTTACCAAATACAGAGCAAAAAAACCTTGCATTTGGTGCTGCTGCTAGCATGGTACATccagagaaacagaggagaaacagaggagaaacCGGGCTGGTGCCCTAA